From Bactrocera oleae isolate idBacOlea1 chromosome 4, idBacOlea1, whole genome shotgun sequence:
TTTTATCGTCTTATGTGTGAAAGGTGAACAACCTGTTACTGTTTAGCTAAAAAAACACGTGAGTATTTAAGATTACTTTGCATTACCTTGACCTCAGTATTGAATTACACTTGTCTAAATATTATGGCTTCTACAAAATGTTCACTAATATTACAAGTGTTACAAAATGTTGATGCCAATATAACAGATAAAATTACATACAagattttcttgtttatttcttAAAGAACATAGAGATCTTTGTAATTGCAGAAGAAGTACAAATCCACTAAAAATATACCAGTGTACTCTTGTGTGACTAAAAGTGATCGTAACGATACAATTTCCATTTCCATTTCCATTTTTGTGCGCAACCGCGCGAGACCAAACCGTGGGACTATCAAATTTGAATGGAGGGAGTGTAAGAAGAGAATTTTTCTGCAAGAGATCCAGTTTTTTGCAAACATAGACTGGTATAACCAATTTATAtctgcatttattttatatgcttaTGCCCAAAATGCGCTGAGTGATCCAAAAATAAGATCTTTGTTAACCTGAACCTCCAAGAATGGACCAATATATGTTTGAGAGAATGTTAGCGTTACTCATTCAGAGGATAAATTAGtaataattagttaaaaaatcCACCTTAGAGTGTGCGGAATTGGATTTCTCGAATAACTACTAAGTTTCTTAACTCATCTGACCATTTTCGCGATCTGAAAGACCAAGAtaccaaaattttttactattaattaaaatattaaaaataaattcaatactgacttttagtttatttttttttaaaaattcaaaactttgtCTTCGTAATCAGTTTTAGAAGTACaaatttgttcagatcgagcAGTGAGGCCGAGAATGTGAGTGTCTCTTAAAATATAGTACTCACGACAATTAAATAATACAGCACTTTAAATTACAGCCTTACAGAAGTCAGGGctcttaattattaaaatattaaaatgagcAGTATGCTTTTATTGGGCGTTAATATATAAGGTGAATGGCTTATCAATGAGTTATCCGCTTTATCACCTATATGTTTTAGAGTTTTAGTGTTTAAAAGCTTTTGTGACACCATAGCTTTATTAATTTAAGAGTTTTTGTGCTTTAATAGCTTGTGTGATTTAGTAGCTTTCGTGCTTTAGTAACTTTTGTGTCTTTAGAGCTTaagaacttcaggaattttAGTACTTTAAGAACCTTAGTGCTTTAAGAACTTTAGTGCTTCAAGTGCTTTAGTTAGTGTTTCGAGAGGTTTTGTGCCTTTGGCGCTTTAATGATTTATAAGTTTTGCTGCCTTCAGagctttaatttttgaagagcTTTAGCGCTTGAAAAGTGTCTGAAGAGCTTTAATGcttgaaaaacttttaacactttagaatatttaaagcttaagttttttttattaatttacaagcTTTTGCGCAGTAAACTTTCAGTGCTTAAAAACTGTAAGAGTTGAAAAGCTTTAGTACTTCAGAAAAACATGTGCTTTGGAGCTAGAAGTTTAGGACGGACTTAGGAGTTTAAGTACTTTTTGAGTTGTTTTGTGTGCCAAAGAGCTTTCTGGTTGaacaaataaatcataaaattaaagaatgcgTAGTTTTCAAGGGTTAACAGTATGACGTCATAATATGATTTGCAAAAATTCTTAGAAGATCCAGAAAAAAAGTTCTAATAAtctaattgtttttgttacaaATACAACACTCACCCAAATGACTCATTCATACTGAGttaattatatgcatatttttttatatttgtatattttgtatatttttaagtgcgaaaacaataaaatttattaaatgattGCACGGCATAAATATACCGAAAGAACAAAACATAATATTGGATATTTATTATCGCATTTTTAGAACGTAATCTGTaaagtgtgaaattaaaattttgaatgaacAAAACAAGTTTCGCAGCATCTTCGCATTGACTTAGAGCGCTGAGACGAACCTGAAAACTCATGTACTCATATAATACTGCTTAAACGGCTCATCGTGCTTAGCAAAAGCTTCAATCAATCAATGTTAATATGTCTATAGCTACAGCTTCGAAGCTTCACAACGGTGCTTTACTAAGCTGGTGACGTTTGTTTGTTGGACATACAAAGATACATGAGTAAAACATTCAAATGTTGTGAATCTGTGGTTCAACATCAATGCAAAGCTACACAAAATACCGGTTTttctaatatcaaaaaaatatgctaaaattCGTATTTCATTTACTTGTTTTGCTAGAGTGTTTTCGTCGCTGTTAGCTGAAGCTTAAGCGAGTGTTTATTAAGGCGAGTTTTTAGTAGCATACAACATTTGCAGACGTACACAACTCAGCCAGCCAAAGTACGCGTTGTCAAAGTAGAAATTTTCGCAAATTACAtaaagaattattaaaaatcgccaAATCGACGTGAATTTTAACTTTTGTATAGACAAAAAACTATTTAGTGTTCGCCAAAatgaaattgtttattaaattggTGAGGCGCTTGTAACGTAATAACACAAAATTCTTGCATAAAACACGTAGCAATCGCATATAAATAACTGCAATTCCACGCATGCGCATACAAActaatttgcattttcatttttgtttttctttatttcgcacgaaaaataaacaacaaaaaaaaagttcgtCGTTGCTGTCTCGCTCGTTTGCGCACGCGCCGATGTCTCGCATATACTACATCAGGGCGGCTACACCACAACAACACCACAGCCAGGGCCACCCAATCCATATGTCTTCAGCTATCAGGCTGGTCGTGCGCCAGGTCATGTGGATCGCCAACATACCGAGGTCTCCGATGGCACGGGTGTGGTACGTGGCGCCTTCTCCTATGTGGATCCAAGGAATCAGTTGCGCACCGTACAATATGTAGCCGATGAGCATGGTTTCCATCCGCAATTAAGTCACGAACAGGAGGACACCGAGGCAGTGAAGCAGGCGAAGCGTAAGCATTTTGCGCTCTACAATCGCATTGCGCAAGAACATGCTGCCGAGGGGGTGAACGGCGCTCCAAATGTAAGTGTTGCACGCCGCTATCAATTGCGAAGCGCTGCAAGTCGTGCTTGTATGACAGGCCTTAGCATTGTTTTGCAATGTCATCAGCAGGCACGAATTGCTgcctaattaaattttattttcaattatttacaaatttttatttattcacatattttaatgcaaattagtCTGCCTACGCTGCTGGGCCGCGCAACACCGAGGCCGTCGCTTATGCCACACACAAACATCTCAGCGAATTCGAGCGCATTGCGGCGGAACATGCGCGCATGCGCGCCGAACTCGAGGCACAGCGCTTAAGCAATCCACAGGATGATGGCCAGTACCATGGCGAGGAGGAGCAATATCAGCACTACTAAGTTcgtcaaagttttttttagttCGCTTGTACATATGTTTCACTTAAGTTCTATGTAGTTAAATTCCTTAGTAATTTGCTTTTGTGATTTTCATGTACTCCCCCATAGCTgcaatgtgtatatatgtagtatatgtatgtatatctgtaatATGTTTGGCTTGCCAATAAATGTTTGTTGCACCGCACCTAAGCGTTTGAATATGCTCTCAACAATATGCTTAAAAGACTACAAATATTTGcgcaaaattatttgtattgtataatgCATTCTCGTAAAGCGATAAGTACTTGCAGcagtacctacatatatataaatatttaattatatacaagtgGCAATCGCGTTGTTTAAgcagcaaaaattattgtatgtaCTGGCTCCGAgtgatttgttgttgcaatgagAAAGCAtttcgaagtttttttttttaaatcggaataaaaaattgataaaatataaatcgttTGAATGTCTAAGTTTGCTGACTATTTCTCTAGAATATTGAACATGATGCCTCTGTGCCAGCTATAGTTTTAAATGGCAGAACGCGAAGTACACAAGCacgaaaaaatgtgaaattccaaaacaacttttttttttattattaattataaacatggaattttttgatttttttcaataatatattatattgatttttgtgattaatattttatattctgaaCAAGGTATTTAGCttggccacgaagtttttaacacccagaagcaaacgttggagaccctataagatatgtttatatatatggtatatataaataagcaacGAACCGAGTCGCTTAACCATGTCCGCCTATTTTTCCGTTTGTCCATCTGTAAATAAAGAGTATAACAACAAATACGATCGACTTTAGTCAAATACCggggaaaaaattcaataaaaatcgtgttataacgctcgctattgatTGTAACGGCATTTCCTGCCTCAATTGGAAAGAAATTAGACCTCATGATCCGCACCAAACGGCCAATTTTTTGGGGAAGCAATTGTgtttcctgaaccacacgaTGCTTTGTTGATATGACTTACCCTTATAGAAGCAATTTTCTTTGTTGATGAAGTGAAACATGATATATTGAAATGacaaaccttactgaacacactgacaaaatttggcacaaatcCGTAACCAAAATATGGCCgtcacgagctgtcaaaatcacgtcaacCCTTTTGGTACACGTTGTATGCgaattaatttttgagatatcgatctgaaattttgcacacgtccttttctcgctaagaagctgctaattttttggaactgccaatatcggaccactatagcatgtagccgcgctacaaactgaccaatcaaaatcaagttgttgtatggaaacttttttatttgtgaagcgtattgTATTTAGCTTCGGTGGGACCGAAGTAAAGAGTTTTAAGATTGCAAAGtcaaccaaaaattataaaacaaacgttaattcaattatttttctaatgcattatttgcaatccTGAATATATTCAACATTatacaaattgaaataattaactAGCAAATAATAATACGAAAACATGACAGCTGCTTATAAGTTaagaaacaatattaaaaatgacaaaaaatagtttttactaATTTCAGTGAGATTTCTTAACGCAGCTTAACGGTTCTCGTGAaaattcgataaaaaaaaatgaatatgtgAGTGTGATATTGCGCCTGATTAATATCGCCTTAGGCTTTTATGCtgcattaaatacatatttttaggcTTACAAGgaattaagaaaaacaaaaacagcaataaaataCACTTCTAATGAAATAACAGTGATGAAAGAGTATTAAAACGCTTGTAGTTTTGCATTATTATTGTGAGTTTTTGTGCAATTTAAAGTTTACGAGGCGAAAACTTTTGCGTTTCACCACTGCGTTTTGCCATCGCAATCATTTATGCTGCGgttgagttgttgttgctactttttTATGCAGCTTTAACGcagcgcatatatatatatatatatatatattaacggTATTTTgatataactacatacatatatatttggcaACATTTTTTACAGCATTTAAATTGAGGTGAGCGAAACGATTTACCAAGAAGTTTGCGGCCAAGCAGCTGCATTGCACCGTTATCCTTTGTATGCACGTACAATTTTTCCACCATTTTCTGCACAAGCAAACGGCTGTCCTCAGTGTGTAAGTACACAGCATAAGCGCTGTTGgtattgttgtcgttgttgttgttgttgccgttgttgtgGGTTTCTGTTGCGCATTCACAGTTCCGGTTAGAGCGGAATTGCGCTCCAATACGCCATAATAGCACGTAAAGTGTTGCGCATTGCCGCTGCCACGCGCGCAAACGACCGCTCTCCCTTCGCGACGCATGTgattgtgtgtgcatgtatttgATTTCGTGCAACCTTTATTGCCATGAAGAATCGTTAGCGCGCCATATACTACTTACATACGTATGTGCGAAAAAAAGCATAACAAGCTGCATGGCGTACATTTTTGTGGCAACCAGCAGCGTTTTTCAAACATATTGCttctattttgttttgttctctTTTGCTTCTTTTGTGCAACATCAACCGCAGCAGTGAAAAGTTGCGCAAGTTGAAGGATTTAACTTATTTGCAGCATTACTTTTATAGcacttttatgatttttttgctgttgttgttgttgtagcattacaaattattttttgaagattatttatgaaatttggttGCATAACTACAGTTAGTgcaaaaaattgtgttaaaatgtAAAAGAGTTTCGTCGAAGTCAATTCTAAGGCaagtttgtttaaatttttgagaatattaaaataatagtttGTTAAGTGTGTAGCTTTTGAATATCAAGCTTTTTTGTTGATAGAGCTTCCAGTTCTACAGTTTTATCCGCTTAATTGCAATTCTGTTTATTAGTTTAGCTGCCTGCGAAGTTTACTTAAATTACACGGTACTAAAATGTTCAACTACATTGAAGATAATAGACTACATTGGTAGATTGGTGacaccatatatatataactgttaTGTAAGAGATTTGCTAttgccaaataatttttaaaactttaaagtaCATTGAGTTTACCCAAAAAGTGTTTGTTCAGTTATGATAAACAAACACGGagcttgttaaaaaaatttattagaaaaactttttttataaattaagacTCACtgcttattttcattattattgacagctgttaattttttcaaaagtcaaCAGTTCTCTATATAAGCTTCTTATGCATTAAAAAGCGCTATGTAGCTTTACATATGGCATATGTGTTATAGACTAATAGGGAGCTGtcatatccacttgcaagtcagaaaaaatgatttttttttgtgaatttttttaaatttatttattttgaaaaatttagcaTCTCTTGATCCCGTAACCGTTCTCCAAGAGGACCTTCGAAAAAATTTCTGACTGTCAGTAAGATTTTTCTGCTCAGAATTATCTcaaatacaaaaaccaaaagattgtgttatacaagtaaatatagatgaatacaggtaatgatcgaagcgttagtcgaaattttaattttgaatcaacttcaaattgttgaaaaatattctcaaatatgtattttataatattcttaaatagtagTATGTATATGcgatatatgcaaaaaaaattgtttggaaattcacaagtggataacGAAAGCTAACGAAATTTGATCGAAGCTTAATTTCTTACGTTACTAGTTTCCATAACTACAGCTATATCTATAACTGTGCGGCCAATAGCAAATATCAGCTGTCACAATGTCTTCAGTGATGAAGGAATACGAAAAATTGagaaggaaaataaaaaaaatactcacatacaGTGGAACCTCTATAACTCGAACTCGAAGGGAGTGGAAAAATAATTCGAGTTATagagttttcgagttacagAGGATTTCGAGTTAGGCGGTAATAGGTTTCGAGTTAGGGAGGGGACGAACAGAAAGGAGAAAGTCAAATACTGTTTTGCAACATCCGtctttttttggcaaatttttacTGCTTCGAGTACTTGCAGTTTTTCAGCAAGACTCAGAGTTTTAAGTTTACGTTTCACACTCATTGCTTATCAGTTCGTTATAAAACTGTAGGTAGTGGTCGTAGTTGCAGCGAAGGAGGAATTGAAAATTTGAGCTTTGCATGCTCAGCTTCTTGGAAAAGTCGCAAGTAGCTGCGCGCCAATCAAATCATCAGCTTTGCAAGCTAGTGGGGGGAGTGAAAAAACTATAGTCTGCTCTCTCCCTCCACCAGCTTGCAAGTCAAGCTATagtcaaaattaattcaatattcGAGATAGAGAGGTCTGAGTGTAGGTATTCGAGTTATGGAGtgtaaaaatatacagaaaTAGCTTCTAGAGACTCACTGAGTATTTCGAGTAATAGAGGGTTAAAATTTCGAGTAACGGAGGTTTTACGGCTTGTAGGGAAGGGGATGAAATATTTCTTCGAGTTGGAGAGGTTTTCGACTTATCGAGGTTCGACTTACAGAGGTtccactgtatatatataaagaacagGAAGAATGCTCTTGCACTTATGATTGCCTGATTGCCATGCACTATTCCATACACTTTTTCAATACCATATAATCGAATCACTTTTCATTCCTTGAGAAGTCCCAAATTACAAAAGAATTCAATGGATACAAGGGCgctgcacactattactatgcATGgatacatgtttgtatgtaagtatgtatgtatgcatgcatgcatttatgtatgttctCATTTTTAACTGCATTTATATGCACCTTCATAACCACGCCGACAACACCAAAATGCAATTTAAAGCTTTGCAGCAGCCGCACAATTTTCTCAAGCTCGTTGTCCGCAAGCTCGAGCCACTGCTGATAAGTGTGAAAAGCatacatgtgtgtttgtgttgctCCAAACGTACTTCAACGTCGGTCGAAGCAGGAAGAAttcctaaaaatatatatttctggtGCATACTTGTAGTTGGTGCAATGCTTGCCCCTACAGACTTCTTCAGAGTTCTAAGCTCGCATTCATACAATTGATAATTGAGTTGCTAgtgcgcattgttgttgttgctgtgttttttatttgccatttgcCAGTCTTCACATTGGCCGATCTACTGGCTGGCACCATTGGCTACTTGCAATTCAATTCACACTATTTCTATAAGCGTAGATATCACAATAATATTCACTTGGCTCGCCGAGTTATGCTCtatatgtgtttttgttgtacttgtatTGTAAACACAACAATGAGAAAAGCACAAGCGAAATGTTGCCCATATACCATACatgtgtgttgttttttttgtttgttggttTAAGAATCAGATTTCAAAGTTAGGTGGCAATGCGTTTTGCCgcaaagaaaataattcatcTGTCAGAAAGTACGAGAGGTAAATGAGACTCACATCAAAATAGACAAGAAAAAAGTTGCAGCTATGTCATGGAACTTGCTAGAAAATGCTAAACGAAACAGAtctgcaaatttttaaataacttcgtttagcaaaataaaaatttgaaaaactttttcgtgTACAAATTAAACCAAAAAGCTTTTAAGGGTAGCAATCCTTTCGagcttttttgttaaaaataaaaatttgaaaaactttttcgtgtcaaaattaaaccaaaaagcTTTTAAGGGTAGCAATCCTTTCGAGCTTTTTTGTTAAAtgttaactttttaaattgCTGTGAgcacgaaaatttatttttaaatatgagcTATAAACTcagaacttttataaaaaaattttcatgtaaaattgaatcaaaaagttttaaatggtAGCAAGAAAaagctttttttcattttcaactttttaaatTGCTATGAGCTtttacatatctttatatttaaatgagtaaacatttttttaaaaattgtccctagaaaaatctttttctataaattaagGCACTTTGAATAGTAGTAACTCACTTATAtctgcaaatttttaattaccttAGCCAaggaaaaatgttttaaaagcttttacatGTCGGTATTGAAGCCACAGCTTTTAAGCCATACAAGAAAATGCTTTTTCTATTAAGAACGGTTCACTAAATGGATCTAATATAATACATTCGCCTCAAAAGATTATCATAGCTGTGATTGATCTTTTCGAGCTCTTTTTTAAAGCTATAAAGTTTTAAAGTTAAGCGaccttttataaaaatttatagttaTATGTGAAATGTGAAACACAGAGCTTGTTTAAAAATGTCCTTTATCTTTTAAGGCCCGCTAAATTGAAGTAATTCACTCAAACTACTCGGTGGTCAtctacttttataaaaaagctttcaatgtgagcttttaagaaaatttataaagaatAAGATATTTTTGGTCGATAATGATTTAGAGTTAATTTATCTAGAGTTTTACTGTAGCATATCAGCAGTGAGATTTttaagaagttttgaaaaggCTTTCAATATGAgcttttatacaaatttgtgAGGAGTGAGATGTATATTCCGTAAATTCTTACTAAATTTtgctgtatttaatttttgaaagtttaagttgcttttttacaaacttttaagATAGCACTCATTTTTTTTCCAGTTTAAAAAACGAGAAGCTCCCAAGCTTTTGACAATCCGATTCCAGTTTTTTGGAGaaaggtttttcataataaacacCCCAGAAACACTGATATTAAGCGATGTATTTTAACATGCCGCGTGACTCGCGGCTTTCTCGAAAACAATCTTAATTTTAAACTACAACTAAGTTTTCTAATTGTAGTCTGATTTGCTTGGAATTTGCAATGGATAACAGAGGTTTTTAAGTCAGCTGTCCGGTCGAGTTAAATGTGTTAGATGGAGCAATATGCTCAGATGCAGTGCTTTACAAAACTGCTTCTCAAGTCAAAAGTGAAAAGCTCATCAAAAGATCTGAAAAGCTCTTTGTAGTGGCTGTTTAAAGCCTCTCGATTTTTTAAAGATACCGTTTTTTTCCAAGCTTTTATTTTGAAACTAGTAAGTTCTCAAGTTTGTTAGTACTGAAATAGTTGTATCAACTGGGAGCACTTGAattataaacacatatgtacatacaaacatctaCCTAAATTCttagtatatgtatgcattcgtACATATTACAAAGTACTGAAATTCCACTCACGCGTCTTCGATGATTTATGGAAAGCCATGCGTGGGCGTTGCATGTAAGTACGAGTCGGTCCTAGTCAGTGAGCGCGTGTTGGGGAATGCGTGCAAGCACTCTTGTAATTCAAGAAGCTTGCTATgttatacaatatttacttGTCTgtaggtatttatatatacaatacatatgtatatatttgagctGATATAAAGCCTTACGTGCGagcaaaatgaaaatgtttcgccactattgttgcatgcaacaaggTGTGAAATTATAACAATTTGCTTTTTTAGTTGTAGTAGTAGTaatcatatataagtatatatgtatgtgtagcgcAATAATTGTTATCACTTtgagatttgaaaaatttagtcTGTGAGTTAAGCAATCTTTATATTTTAATCGGTCTACTTTGCCCTATATGTTATGGTATTTACCAAGCAGGCTAGATTACGTTAATTGGGCGTCGAATATAGGTTTTGTACTCGTCAGTCGTACTACAAGTACTTGTAAGTTTAACAGCACAGACCATCggctatatttttttcattaaaatcttaTCTAGGTGGCCATTCAATTTCTTGATATGATTCGATCACCAAAAATTCGCTCTATTGTACCACCTATTAGTACAATCAGATCTCAGTACAATCAGATCTCAGTACAAACAGGTCTCAGTACAAGTTAAGAATAGATCATCCTCAATTTAGTCGACGTCTGAAATGCTATTCTGTTTAGAATAACTCTTGATATCTGTGGCTTACCATCTTGAATATCGATCATGAGTAATATAACTTTTCATGATTAATTCTGAGTAAAGATAATTGTCGACATTTGTATAAACAGAGTTATTTTTTTGGACCTTTAAAAATCAGCTTATATCTCATAAAAATCTATTTCACCATACCAAGATTCTATATGGAGACCACTTTATGCTGTTGTTGTGATAAAACTGCGACCTAAAAAACTATTGCAGATTGTGAGTGTTCTAAACTCTGATTCTTcttattgaataaatttatacTGGTTAATATTTGATcttaataaagtgaaaaaatattatatatacacctaAAATATGGACACATAAAAATTTATCGAAATTTCTTTCAAAGGGAAAGATGATATGATTTCACTTTTTCAGATATTATTTGGAGAAGCTTTATAAAGACACGAGTCTAGCTCGGCAATTATTAGACAGCTGAGATCCTAGATAGGAATTTTTATAAGCCAAGAATTGTACCTGtcata
This genomic window contains:
- the Cpr57A gene encoding cuticle protein 7, which translates into the protein MKLFIKLFVVAVSLVCARADVSHILHQGGYTTTTPQPGPPNPYVFSYQAGRAPGHVDRQHTEVSDGTGVVRGAFSYVDPRNQLRTVQYVADEHGFHPQLSHEQEDTEAVKQAKRKHFALYNRIAQEHAAEGVNGAPNSAYAAGPRNTEAVAYATHKHLSEFERIAAEHARMRAELEAQRLSNPQDDGQYHGEEEQYQHY